Proteins encoded by one window of Anguilla rostrata isolate EN2019 chromosome 9, ASM1855537v3, whole genome shotgun sequence:
- the cnot8 gene encoding CCR4-NOT transcription complex subunit 8 isoform X1: MPAALADTSQIICEVWASNVEEEMRKIRQIIQSYNYIAMDTEFPGVVVRPIGEFRSTVDYQYQLLRCNVDLLKIIQLGLTFMNEDGDYPPGTTTWQFNFKFNLTEDMYSQDSIDLLQNSGLQFKKHEEEGIDTLYFAELLMTSGLVLCENVKWLSFHSGYDFGYLVKLLTDARLPEEEHEFFQILNLFFPAIYDVKYLMKSCKNLKGGLQEVADQLELKRIGRQHQAGSDSLLTGMAFFRMKELFFEDNIDDAKYCGRLYGLGSGSSQNQNGISSSSQEETNNKH, translated from the exons ATGCCAGCCGCACTCGCGGATACTAGTCAGATTATCTGCGAAGTCTGGGCCAGCAACGTGGAGGAGGAAATGAGGAAAATCCGACAAATTATCCAGAGTTATAATTACATCGCCATG GACACCGAATTCCCGGGAGTGGTGGTTCGGCCCATCGGGGAGTTCCGCAGCACGGTTGACTACCAGTATCAGCTATTGCGCTGCAATGTGGACCTGCTGAAAATTATACAACTAGGACTCACGTTCATGAACGAGGACGGTGACTACCCCCCAGGAACAACCACCTGGCAGTTCAACTTCAAATTTAATCTCAC AGAGGACATGTACTCCCAAGACTCAATAGATCTGCTCCAGAACTCTGGGTTGCAGTTCAAAAAGCACGAAGAAGAAGGAATCGATACCCTGTACTTTGCAGAGCTCCTGATGACGTCTGGTCTGGTGCTGTGTGAAAATGTCAAGTGGCTCTCCTTCCACAG CGGCTATGATTTTGGATACCTGGTGAAGCTTCTCACAGACGCCCGGCTGCCCGAGGAGGAGCACGAGTTCTTTCAGATCCTCAACCTCTTCTTTCCCGCCATTTACGACGTGAAGTATCTCATGAAGAGCTGCAAGAACCTGAAG GGGGGTCTCCAGGAAGTCGCTGACCAGCTGGAGCTGAAGAGGATTGGGAGGCAGCACCAGGCCGGCTCGGACTCCCTGCTCACGGGGATGGCCTTCTTCAGGATGAAGGAG TTGTTTTTCGAAGACAACATTGATGATGCGAAGTACTGCGGGCGATTGTACGGCCTGGGGTCTGGCTCCTCCCAAAACCAGAACGgcatttcctcttcctcccaagAGGAAACCAACAACAAACACTGA
- the cnot8 gene encoding CCR4-NOT transcription complex subunit 8 isoform X2, translated as MWWLSFHSGYDFGYLVKLLTDARLPEEEHEFFQILNLFFPAIYDVKYLMKSCKNLKGGLQEVADQLELKRIGRQHQAGSDSLLTGMAFFRMKELFFEDNIDDAKYCGRLYGLGSGSSQNQNGISSSSQEETNNKH; from the exons ATGTGGTGGCTCTCCTTCCACAG CGGCTATGATTTTGGATACCTGGTGAAGCTTCTCACAGACGCCCGGCTGCCCGAGGAGGAGCACGAGTTCTTTCAGATCCTCAACCTCTTCTTTCCCGCCATTTACGACGTGAAGTATCTCATGAAGAGCTGCAAGAACCTGAAG GGGGGTCTCCAGGAAGTCGCTGACCAGCTGGAGCTGAAGAGGATTGGGAGGCAGCACCAGGCCGGCTCGGACTCCCTGCTCACGGGGATGGCCTTCTTCAGGATGAAGGAG TTGTTTTTCGAAGACAACATTGATGATGCGAAGTACTGCGGGCGATTGTACGGCCTGGGGTCTGGCTCCTCCCAAAACCAGAACGgcatttcctcttcctcccaagAGGAAACCAACAACAAACACTGA
- the fam114a2 gene encoding protein FAM114A2 isoform X1 — MSDSEAQKELEGQSEGQEMEPQRTPSPVPDSPPETPENDTDVAPVRKTRKRPENKPVPEPKEEAPEVRKTEDDSTKKSSEPAVAQGGWGYWGSWGKSIMSTATATVASVGQGISQAIEKAETSLGIPSPVDLSTQVREEESEDGSPKSEKEGETDGPPSLGGAMGMLSSFSSVVQSTGKTVITGGLDALEFIGKKTMDVIAEGDPGFKKTKGLMIRTSTLSQVLREAKEREEKQTAEEVSSDAEKKAHYGMLFDEYQGLSHLEALEILSRESEAKVKSVLTAMSGEELARLKEELEQIKAPFSLVEFDEEELEEKKDDGGTEFVKELSDMLADLHLSTNADKLGRSIKKAYDSIGEMSRPAEGLKQEGEEPEEEVQDKVEEVKPCTVEDIHSSAIRSLAELTARSIEQFHKVAELILHCERQETTALEQAKSLAQITIVLCREMSLLSKRFTSCLTTVGSTEKGDVLNPLITGVFLEASNSASYIQDAYQLLLPVLEVSHIQRRADSTDQ; from the exons ATGTCGGACAGCGAAGCACAGAAGGAATTGGAGGGGCAGTCGGAAGGGCAGGAGATGGAACCCCAGCGGACACCATCTCCGGTGCCTGACAGCCCCCCAGAGACGCCCGAAAATGACACCGACGTGGCGCCGGTCCGGAAGACCCGAAAAAGACCAGAGAACAAGCCTGTTCCTGAACCTAAGGAGGAGGCCCCAGAGGTCAGGAAAACTGAGGATGATTCTACAAAG AAGTCCAGTGAGCCGGCGGTTGCTCAGGGAGGGTGGGGCTACTGGGGGAGCTGGGGCAAGTCCATCATGTCCACTGCCACTGCCACAGTGGCCTCTGTAG GTCAGGGCATATCCCAGGCGATTGAGAAAGCAGAGACCTCGCTCGGGATCCCCAGCCCCGTGGATCTGTCCACGCAGGTCAGAGAAGAGGAGAGCGAGGATGGCAGCCCCAAAAGTGAGAAGGAAGGCGAAACCGATGGCCCACCGTCCCTGGGGGGGGCGATGGGAATGTTGTCATCGTTCTCCAGTGTCGTCCAGAGCACC GGCAAAACGGTTATTACCGGTGGCTTGGATGCTCTGGAGTTCATTGGGAAAAAGACCATGGATGTCATTGCGGAAGGAGATCCggggtttaaaaaaacgaaGGGACTGATGATCAGAACATCCACTCTATCACAG GTTTTAAGGGAAGCTAAAGAACGGGAGGAGAAGCAGACGGCGGAGGAGGTCTCCTCGGACGCGGAGAAGAAGGCCCATTACGGAATGCTGTTTGACGAGTACCAGGGCTTATCTCACCTGGAGGCCCTGGAGATCCTGTCCAGAGAGAGCGAGGCCAAG GTGAAGTCCGTTCTGACCGCCATGTCCGGGGAGGAGCTGGCCCGGctgaaggaggagctggagcagatCAAGGCGCCCTTCTCCCTGGTGGAGTTCgacgaggaggagctggaggagaagaaag ATGATGGCGGGACAGAGTTTGTGAAGGAACTGTCCGACATGCTGGCAGACCTGCACTTATCCACAAACGCGGACAAACTCGGCCGG TCCATAAAGAAGGCTTACGACAGCATTGGCGAAATGAGCAGACCAGCAGAAGGCTTgaaacaggaaggggaggagccagaagAGGAAGTCCAGGACAAAGTGGAAGAGGTGAAACCGTGCACTGTTGAG GACATCCACTCCTCAGCAATCAGGAGTCTGGCGGAGCTGACGGCCAGATCGATAGAGCAGTTTCACAAAGTGGCAGAACTTATCCTTCACTGCGAGCGCCAAGAGACGACCGCTCTGGAACAGGCCAAATCCCTGGCACA GATCACTATTGTTTTGTGCAGAGAGATGTCACTCCTGTCCAAGAGGTTCACTTCTTGTTTAACCACTGTAGGG tcgaCTGAAAAGGGAGATGTCCTTAACCCATTAATAACAGGCGTGTTTTTGGAG GCTTCCAACAGTGCGTCCTACATTCAGGATGCGTaccagctgctgctgccagtATTAGAAGTCTCTCACATTCAGAGGCGTGCAGACTCCACTGACCAATGA
- the fam114a2 gene encoding protein FAM114A2 isoform X2 — MSDSEAQKELEGQSEGQEMEPQRTPSPVPDSPPETPENDTDVAPVRKTRKRPENKPVPEPKEEAPEVRKTEDDSTKSSEPAVAQGGWGYWGSWGKSIMSTATATVASVGQGISQAIEKAETSLGIPSPVDLSTQVREEESEDGSPKSEKEGETDGPPSLGGAMGMLSSFSSVVQSTGKTVITGGLDALEFIGKKTMDVIAEGDPGFKKTKGLMIRTSTLSQVLREAKEREEKQTAEEVSSDAEKKAHYGMLFDEYQGLSHLEALEILSRESEAKVKSVLTAMSGEELARLKEELEQIKAPFSLVEFDEEELEEKKDDGGTEFVKELSDMLADLHLSTNADKLGRSIKKAYDSIGEMSRPAEGLKQEGEEPEEEVQDKVEEVKPCTVEDIHSSAIRSLAELTARSIEQFHKVAELILHCERQETTALEQAKSLAQITIVLCREMSLLSKRFTSCLTTVGSTEKGDVLNPLITGVFLEASNSASYIQDAYQLLLPVLEVSHIQRRADSTDQ, encoded by the exons ATGTCGGACAGCGAAGCACAGAAGGAATTGGAGGGGCAGTCGGAAGGGCAGGAGATGGAACCCCAGCGGACACCATCTCCGGTGCCTGACAGCCCCCCAGAGACGCCCGAAAATGACACCGACGTGGCGCCGGTCCGGAAGACCCGAAAAAGACCAGAGAACAAGCCTGTTCCTGAACCTAAGGAGGAGGCCCCAGAGGTCAGGAAAACTGAGGATGATTCTACAAAG TCCAGTGAGCCGGCGGTTGCTCAGGGAGGGTGGGGCTACTGGGGGAGCTGGGGCAAGTCCATCATGTCCACTGCCACTGCCACAGTGGCCTCTGTAG GTCAGGGCATATCCCAGGCGATTGAGAAAGCAGAGACCTCGCTCGGGATCCCCAGCCCCGTGGATCTGTCCACGCAGGTCAGAGAAGAGGAGAGCGAGGATGGCAGCCCCAAAAGTGAGAAGGAAGGCGAAACCGATGGCCCACCGTCCCTGGGGGGGGCGATGGGAATGTTGTCATCGTTCTCCAGTGTCGTCCAGAGCACC GGCAAAACGGTTATTACCGGTGGCTTGGATGCTCTGGAGTTCATTGGGAAAAAGACCATGGATGTCATTGCGGAAGGAGATCCggggtttaaaaaaacgaaGGGACTGATGATCAGAACATCCACTCTATCACAG GTTTTAAGGGAAGCTAAAGAACGGGAGGAGAAGCAGACGGCGGAGGAGGTCTCCTCGGACGCGGAGAAGAAGGCCCATTACGGAATGCTGTTTGACGAGTACCAGGGCTTATCTCACCTGGAGGCCCTGGAGATCCTGTCCAGAGAGAGCGAGGCCAAG GTGAAGTCCGTTCTGACCGCCATGTCCGGGGAGGAGCTGGCCCGGctgaaggaggagctggagcagatCAAGGCGCCCTTCTCCCTGGTGGAGTTCgacgaggaggagctggaggagaagaaag ATGATGGCGGGACAGAGTTTGTGAAGGAACTGTCCGACATGCTGGCAGACCTGCACTTATCCACAAACGCGGACAAACTCGGCCGG TCCATAAAGAAGGCTTACGACAGCATTGGCGAAATGAGCAGACCAGCAGAAGGCTTgaaacaggaaggggaggagccagaagAGGAAGTCCAGGACAAAGTGGAAGAGGTGAAACCGTGCACTGTTGAG GACATCCACTCCTCAGCAATCAGGAGTCTGGCGGAGCTGACGGCCAGATCGATAGAGCAGTTTCACAAAGTGGCAGAACTTATCCTTCACTGCGAGCGCCAAGAGACGACCGCTCTGGAACAGGCCAAATCCCTGGCACA GATCACTATTGTTTTGTGCAGAGAGATGTCACTCCTGTCCAAGAGGTTCACTTCTTGTTTAACCACTGTAGGG tcgaCTGAAAAGGGAGATGTCCTTAACCCATTAATAACAGGCGTGTTTTTGGAG GCTTCCAACAGTGCGTCCTACATTCAGGATGCGTaccagctgctgctgccagtATTAGAAGTCTCTCACATTCAGAGGCGTGCAGACTCCACTGACCAATGA
- the LOC135262640 gene encoding microfibril-associated glycoprotein 3-like, with protein sequence MDTFLKVVGYHMIIMSVGARAEYLVDQPQNRSRLHQRHLASLPSVRDIVVKEGSSALIECNVTGSSEDIMWYNSKGHVLDNEEGGGRWVIMDEGILNITAVTFEDRGRYTCVASGPSGTANYTVTLRVAYTHSGLGLYYVIVCLIAFTITMILNVTRLCMVSSHLRKTEKAINEFFRSEGAEKLQKAFEIAKRIPIITSAKTLELAKVTQFKTMEFARHIEELARSVPLPPLIFNCRAFVEEIFETVHLAGDPAQPRRGVRQQLAIGAGPGGANADEPAPPAPPQGGGEEEEEERRRS encoded by the exons ATGGATACATTTTTGAAAGTGGTTGGTTACCATATGATTATAATGAGCGTCGGAGCTCGGGCAGAGTACCTTGTAGATCAACCGCAGAACAGGTCACGGCTTCACCAACGCCACCTCGCAAGTTTGCCCTCTGTTCGAGATATCGTGGTGAAGGAGGGTTCCAGTGCGCTCATTGAATGCAACGTGACTGGAAGCAGTGAAGATATTATGTGGTACAACTCTAAGGGGCACGTATTGGATAACGAGGAAGGAG GGGGGAGATGGGTGATTATGGACGAAGGCATTTTGAATATCACTGCGGTCACGTTTGAAGACAGAGGCAGGTACACGTGTGTAGCATCAGGCCCCTCTGGGACCGCGAACTACACGGTCACGCTGCGGGTGGCCTACACGCACAGCGGGCTGGGCCTGTACTACGTGATAGTGTGCCTGATCGCGTTCACCATCACCATGATCCTCAACGTCACCCGCCTGTGCATGGTGAGCAGCCACCTGCGCAAGACGGAGAAGGCCATCAACGAGTTCTTCCGCTCGGAGGGCGCCGAGAAGCTGCAGAAGGCCTTCGAGATCGCCAAGCGCATCCCCATCATCACCTCAGCCAAGACGCTGGAGCTGGCCAAGGTCACGCAGTTCAAGACCATGGAGTTCGCCCGGCACATCGAGGAGCTGGCCCGCAGCGTGCCGCTCCCGCCCCTCATCTTCAACTGCCGGGCCTTCGTGGAGGAGATCTTCGAGACCGTGCACCTGGCCGGCgaccccgcccagccccgccgcGGGGTCCGGCAGCAGCTCGCCATCGGCGCCGGGCCCGGCGGTGCCAACGCTGACGAGCCGGCGCCGCCGGCGCCGccgcagggaggaggagaggaggaggaggaggagaggaggaggtccTGA